A portion of the Cyanobacteria bacterium GSL.Bin1 genome contains these proteins:
- a CDS encoding ribosome-associated translation inhibitor RaiA, translated as MELPLEITHRNLTKSETIDTLVREQVEKLEKVCDHINSCRVAIEKEHENPETGSPYRVRIDLTVKRGHEIAVDKNSGKNRQYEALQPLIKDAFKAARRQLLELTERQRNEVKQH; from the coding sequence ATGGAACTCCCTTTAGAAATTACTCACCGCAACCTGACCAAAAGCGAAACGATTGACACTTTAGTACGAGAACAAGTCGAGAAACTGGAAAAAGTCTGTGACCATATCAATAGCTGTCGGGTTGCCATTGAAAAAGAACATGAAAACCCAGAAACGGGTTCCCCGTATCGAGTCCGTATCGACTTAACCGTTAAGCGGGGTCACGAAATCGCCGTGGATAAAAATTCTGGTAAAAACCGTCAATACGAAGCGTTGCAGCCTCTGATTAAAGATGCGTTTAAAGCGGCCCGCCGTCAACTGCTGGAATTGACGGAACGCCAGCGTAATGAGGTCAA
- a CDS encoding DUF561 domain-containing protein, with the protein MTMHPNLEGAFQHQDVLKVISGLNNFDRAKVAQVIKAASAGGATFVDIAADAELVKMAKDLTSLPVCVSAVDPEAFLPCVEAGADLIEIGNFDTFYAQGRRFEAAEVLALTRQTRQLLPTITLSVTVPHILPLDEQVELAMQLVEAGADIIQTEGGTSSSPTHGGMLGLIEKATPTLAAAASISQAVFVPVLCASGLSSVTVPMAIAAGASGVGVGSAINQLDDEVAMVATVRSLVEALATVQRRRVVPS; encoded by the coding sequence ATGACTATGCACCCGAATTTAGAAGGAGCATTTCAGCATCAGGATGTCCTGAAAGTAATTAGTGGGTTGAATAATTTTGATCGCGCCAAGGTTGCCCAAGTCATTAAAGCTGCCAGTGCTGGTGGGGCAACGTTTGTGGATATTGCTGCAGATGCTGAATTAGTGAAGATGGCAAAAGACCTCACGTCTCTTCCGGTTTGCGTATCGGCAGTTGATCCAGAGGCTTTTTTGCCCTGTGTAGAAGCGGGGGCAGATTTAATTGAAATTGGTAACTTCGACACCTTTTATGCCCAAGGGCGACGCTTTGAAGCAGCAGAAGTTTTAGCGTTAACCCGACAAACACGTCAGTTACTGCCAACGATTACGCTGTCGGTAACGGTTCCTCATATTTTGCCTTTAGATGAACAAGTCGAACTGGCAATGCAGTTGGTGGAAGCGGGTGCTGATATTATTCAAACCGAAGGCGGAACCAGTAGCAGTCCCACTCATGGGGGAATGCTGGGATTGATTGAAAAAGCGACTCCCACTTTAGCGGCGGCAGCTAGTATTTCCCAAGCCGTTTTTGTGCCTGTTTTATGCGCTTCTGGCTTATCCAGTGTCACAGTTCCCATGGCGATCGCGGCGGGTGCTTCCGGTGTCGGTGTCGGTTCTGCCATTAATCAACTCGATGATGAAGTAGCGATGGTGGCAACGGTGCGCAGTTTAGTGGAAGCCCTGGCAACGGTTCAACGGCGTCGGGTTGTCCCTTCTTAA